A section of the Tenrec ecaudatus isolate mTenEca1 chromosome 10, mTenEca1.hap1, whole genome shotgun sequence genome encodes:
- the C1QTNF1 gene encoding complement C1q tumor necrosis factor-related protein 1, which yields MGPHALGSLQGCCLLLIFTWAPVLGRVPHGQQTPQELEVAPGYAKVKGTKETLPPQDHNERTDETPEKHSPHQAEEPAASRCFRCCDPVTPMYQPIPVPQVNITILKGEKGDRGDRGLQGKFGKTGSVGARGHVGPKGQKGSVGAPGDRCKTHYAAFSVGRRKSLHSNDYFQTVVFDTEFVNLYGHFNMFTGKFYCYVPGIYFFSLNVHTWNQKETYLHIMRNEAEVVILYAQVSDRSIMQSQSLMLELREQDEVWVRLFKGERENAIFSDEFDTYITFSGYLVKHTSDP from the exons ATGGGCCCCCATGCCCTGGGCTCCCTGCAGGGCTGCTGTCTGCTGCTGATTTTTACCTGGGCCCCGGTGCTGGGCCGCGTGCCCCATGGCCAGCAGACCCCGCAGGAACTTGAGGTGGCCCCAGGATATGCCAAGGTGAAGGGGACCAAGGAGACACTGCCCCCTCAGGACCACAATGAGAG GACTGACGAAACACCTGAGAAACACAGCCCCCACCAGGCAGAGGAACCAGCTGCTTCTAGATGCTTCCGCTGCTGTGACCCTGTGACTCCCATGTACCAGCCCATCCCAGTGCCCCAGGTCAACATCACCATCCTGAAAG GTGAGAAGGGTGACCGAGGAGACCGAGGCCTCCAGGGAAAGTTCGGCAAAACGGGCTCGGTGGGTGCCCGGGGCCATGTGGGCCCCAAGGGGCAGAAGGGCTCAGTGGGGGCACCCGGGGACCGCTGCAAGACACACTATGCGGCCTTCTCTGTGGGCCGGAGGAAGTCACTGCACAGCAATGACTACTTCCAGACGGTGGTCTTCGACACGGAGTTCGTAAACCTCTACGGCCACTTCAACATGTTCACGGGCAAGTTCTACTGCTATGTGCCCGGCATCTACTTCTTCAGTCTCAACGTGCACACCTGGAACCAGAAGGAGACCTACCTGCACATCATGCGCAACGAGGCGGAGGTGGTGATCCTGTATGCGCAGGTGAGCGACCGCAGCATCATGCAGAGCCAGAGCCTGATGCTGGAGCTTCGAGAGCAGGACGAGGTGTGGGTGCGCCTCTTCAAGGGTGAGCGGGAGAATGCCATCTTCAGCGACGAGTTCGACACCTACATCACCTTCAGTGGCTACCTGGTCAAGCACACGTCCGATCCCTAG